From Salipiger profundus, a single genomic window includes:
- a CDS encoding cytochrome c-type biogenesis protein: MTTLIRRTGAIRTVAFGLLLAFVANMALAVQPDEVLDNPALEARARDISKGLRCLVCQNESIDDSNASLARDLRLLVRERLVEGDSNEEVVEFIVDRYGEFVLLKPTTGGWNWLLWAAGPILFVFALIVGGFYLRGRSRADAPTEAGLSETERARLRQILDEQG; the protein is encoded by the coding sequence ATGACGACGCTGATCCGGCGCACGGGCGCCATCCGGACCGTGGCCTTCGGGCTGCTGCTGGCCTTCGTTGCCAACATGGCGTTGGCGGTGCAGCCGGACGAGGTGCTCGACAACCCCGCGCTCGAGGCGCGGGCGCGGGACATCTCGAAAGGGCTGCGCTGCCTCGTCTGCCAGAACGAGAGCATCGACGATTCCAACGCCTCGCTTGCCCGCGACCTGCGCTTGCTGGTGCGCGAGCGTCTGGTCGAGGGCGACAGCAACGAAGAGGTCGTCGAATTCATCGTCGATCGCTACGGCGAGTTCGTCCTGCTGAAACCGACCACCGGCGGCTGGAACTGGCTGCTCTGGGCGGCGGGGCCGATCCTCTTCGTTTTCGCGCTGATCGTCGGCGGGTTCTACCTGCGCGGCCGGTCCCGCGCCGACGCACCGACCGAGGCGGGCCTTTCCGAGACCGAGCGCGCGCGCCTGCGGCAGATCCTCGACGAACAGGGCTGA